A genomic segment from Anopheles maculipalpis chromosome X, idAnoMacuDA_375_x, whole genome shotgun sequence encodes:
- the LOC126557396 gene encoding gamma-aminobutyric acid receptor subunit beta-like: protein MWQIFIFCFLHSVQNNNALRSVHQKSMAAGRLENVTQTISRILEGYDIRLRPNFGGEPLHVGMDLTIASFDAISEVNMDYTITMYLNQYWKDERLAFNAYALWGDNQKDQTGEIMIEDDGANDVITLSGDFAEKIWVPDTFFANDKNSFLHDVTERNKLVRLAGDGAVTYGMRFTTTLACMMDLHYYPLDSQNCTVEIESYGYTVSDVVMYWRSTPIRGVEEAELPQFTIIGYETNDRKEKLATGIYQRLSLSFKLQRNIGYFVFQTYLPSILIVMLSWVSFWINHEATSARVALGITTVLTMTTISTGVRSSLPRISYVKAIDIYLVMCFVFVFAALLEYAAVNYTYWGARAKKKCKKNKEAERKVFGKTEKTSTCSADDIIELQDIRMSPIASLRNRHYSNTITTTDSVDSTKFPPSFRIARSYGSSSRSGLRYRNPRGQGRPKMLHAIKRGASVIKASIPKIKDVNVIDKYSRVIFPVSFAAFNAGYWIFYVLE from the exons ATGtggcaaatttttattttctgcttcttACACTCagtacaaaataataatgcGTTGCGAAG CGTTCATCAGAAGTCGATGGCGGCAGGCCGTCTGGAGAATGTAACACAGACAATATCACGTATACTGGAGGGATATGACATTCGACTAAGACCAAACTTTGGAG GAGAACCATTGCACGTGGGCATGGACCTGACGATAGCGAGCTTCGATGCAATCTCGGAAGTGAATATG GATTACACTATCACAATGTACCTAAATCAATACTGGAAGGATGAGCGGCTCGCGTTTAACGCGTACGCCCTGTGGGGAGACAATCAGAAGGATCAAACGGGAGAGATCATGATAGAGGACGACGGTGCGAACGATGTGATTACGCTGTCGGGGGACTTTGCCGAAAAGATTTGGGTACCGGATACGTTCTTCGCCAACGATAAGAACAGCTTCCTGCACGACGTGACCGAGCGCAACAAGCTGGTCCGGTTGGCCGGTGACGGGGCGGTAACGTACGGGATGCGCTTCACCACAACGCTCGCCTGCATGATGGATCTGCACTACTATCCGCTCGATTCGCAAAACTGCACGGTAGAAATTGAAAGCT ATGGCTATACCGTATCGGATGTGGTGATGTACTGGCGATCCACACCTATACGGGGTGTGGAGGAAGCGGAGCTACCACAGTTCACTATAATCGGTTACGAGACGAACGATCGAAAG GAAAAGCTAGCCACCGGCATTTACCAACGATTGTCACTGTCATTCAAGCTGCAGCGCAACATCGGCTACTTCGTGTTCCAGACGTATCTGCCCAGCATACTGATCGTGATGCTGTCGTGGGTATCCTTCTGGATCAATCACGAGGCAACCTCGGCCCGCGTTGCGCTCGGCATCACGACCGTGCTGACGATGACGACCATCAGTACGGGTGTGCGCAGTTCGCTGCCCCGCATCTCCTACGTCAAGGCGATCGACATCTATCTGGTGATgtgctttgtgtttgtgtttgccgCCCTGCTAGAATATGCCGCCGTCAACTACACGTACTGGGGTGCTCGGGCGaagaaaaagtgcaaaaagAACAAGGAAGCTGAGCGGAAGGTGTTCG GAAAGACGGAGAAAACCTCAACCTGCTCTGCGGACGATATTATCGAGCTGCAGGACATCCGCATGAGCCCGATCGCTTCGCTGCGCAATCGCCACTACTCGAACACGATCACCACTACCGACAGTGTTGATTCGACCAAGTTTCCGCCAAGCTTCCGCATTGCCAGATCGTACGGATCGAGTAGCCGCAGTGGTCTTCGGTATCGCAACCCAAGGG GTCAGGGTAGGCCGAAGATGTTGCACGCAATCAAACGTGGCGCGTCCGTCATCAAGGCGTCCATACCGAAGATTAAGGACGTGAACGTGATCGACAAGTACTCGCGGGTCATATTTCCCGTGAGCTT